ctgtatctctaaactaaattacgtGGCACTGCATGAATCACTTCCATGACGGCTGCAAGTTCAGATTTCCCGCACGATCTAACGATTCCTCTCGGATCCGGAGAAACTTCCTTCCCGGCGCTCGGCAGTCCGTGCGGAGTGAATATTTGTTGACTGAGCGTTGGACAACGTTCTTCCCTCTGTCTTTCCCAGGAATACTCCGGCTCCTCCCCGAAGCGGAAGCGGGGAGACGAGTCCGACGAGGGAATCGGGTCCCCGGACTCTGCGGACGAGGAGCTGGCCGAGCTGCGGCAGCTCCTGGAGAAGGAGCGGCTGCTGCGGATCAGCTTGGAGGAGAAGGTGCGTTGGGGCGAGGCCGTGGGTTGTCCATGCTGGGGTGGGGGAGCCGAGTGATGGAGCCGAGCCTGGGCGGCAGCTGCTGTGTCTCTACAGGGCTGCTCGTCCCACAGGCCACCTCTCCCTGAATGTGGGTgacggaggtgggggggggggggagggccttTGTCACAACGAAAGGTGCAGCTGCAGGATGGACACACACACGCGTGtggacgcacacacacgcatgcagatGCACATGCGGAAACGCGTGCAAGCAAACACGGACACACATGCATGACACATGCACgcgacacatgcacacacaccgatacacacacaggcacagatgcactcacacacatgacacatgcacacacacacaccgatacacacacatgcacaggcacacacacacaggacacatgcacgcacacacaccgatacacacacatgcacacacacacacgacacatgcacacacaccgatacacacacatgcacaggcacacacacacaggacacatgcacacacacaccaatacacacacatgcacgcacacacgacacatgcacacacacacaccgatacacacacatgcacaggcacacacacacaggacacatgcacacacacaccaatacacacacatgcacgcacacacgacacatgcacgcacacaccgatacacacacatgcacgcacacaccgatacacacacaggcacagacgcgcacacacacacgcacgggcacagacccccacacacacacacacacaaggccacaggcacacaaacacacacacatgacacatacatgcacacactgatacacacacgcACGGGCACAGATACACACACGCTTGGACACGTTCACAAGAAGCAGTTAATTTTTCTGAGTTGAGCCAAAGTTTGAGTTTAAGCCAAATTGCCTTTAACTAAATACAGAAGTGGGTGGAAGCATGCAGTGGAAGAACAGCAGGAGGGCAAGGCtgagcagtggggggggggattaaatagCAACGTGCGATAGAGCGCGGCCATCTTAGATGCCGAGAAAACTCCATAGTGGCTGTAAATTGTTGCTGCAGAATAATGGGGATGAGAGAAATGCAGAAGCGTTTTACTTCTATGCCCTAGTTTTAActgagagacacagcgtggacacagccccttgggcccactgagtccacgccgaccatcgatcacctgttcaagctagttctatgttatcccactttctcatctactccctacacacactaagggtaatttacagaggccaattaacctacaaacccaggggcggaaaaccaggggggggccagaggggacacgtcccccccatgttttgagaggtgggggacatcccccccaagtttttgtgatcccgattttaaaatctccgcttttagcgctggattgagcctccgaagcctcgcgtgtgtgtgtgagtgtacgcatgcgcgcgtggccgccaaacaattgtgtccccgtcccctccatgttttgatagcgagttccgctcttgtacAAACCcgcctgtctttgggatgtgggagaaaaccggagaaaatccacacagtcacagggagaacgtgcaaactccacacggactgcacccgaggtcaggatcgaacccgggtctctggcactgtgaggcagcagctctacccactgtggcccaccgtgccaccccgttGAGTGGAATATCTGCCGGGCTCTGGGGCGAGACACGGTAGCAACTTgattcacagaaacatagaaaataggtgcaggagtaggccattcggcccttcgagcctgcaccgccattcaatatgatcatggccgatcatccaactcggtatcctgtacctgccttctctccattcaaaGAGGAAAAAAGAGCCGAGAGGAACGGGTGGACCTTTCTTGTTGCAGGTGAAGAGCCTGGAGTCGCAGCTGCAGCCGGGGAAGCTGCAGGAGATCCTGCAGCAAGCGCAGCTGCTGCAAGAACACGACAATGCGCGGGAGCGGCGGAGGCAGCCGGGGGAGGAGCAGCAGAGATGCATCAACGCCGCGCAGGTACGGAcctgcgggggggggaggggggggggggcagcgcctCGGCTCATTGGCGACGGCTAGCGGGGGGAGGCTCCACCATCTGGCTCGAACACTCACGATTATTAAACGAAAAATAATATAATCAATGCTTGCAATTACTTAGAaaataggtcattcagcccttcgagcctgcactgccatttaatgtgatcatggctgatcatccaactcagtatcctgtacctgccttctctccataccccctgatccctttagccacaagggccacatctaactccctcttaaatatagccaatgaactgtggcctcaactaccttctgtggcagagaattccacagattcaccactctctgtgtgaaaaatgtttttctcatctcggtcctaaaagatttcccccttatccttaaactgtgaccccttgttctggacttccccaacatcgggaacaatcttcctgcatctagcctgtctcccTGTGCTCCAATCAGattcaattacaacatttaaaaagcattttgaCACACATTGAAATTGGCTACACTCTAGAAgggtaatgcaggcaaatggggtttATGTAGATGGGAAATGGGATAGCATGGAGAtgatgggctgtagggcctgttcctgtgctgtgcgacTCTGCCTGTGGGTTTCCCTCCATACAGTTCCTCCTTATCGTCTGTCTCTCCCACTGTCACTGCCACCTCTCTGTCCATCTTCAACTCGACTCCCCCATCCAGCGGCATTTTTGCCCGGCCTCACACCTTGCCTGTATCCgcctgtccgaagaagggtctcgacccgaaacgtcacctgttccttttctccagagatgatgcctgaccccgctgagttactccggctgttTGACGTCTGCCTTGTATCTCTCTGTGCCGAGCCCGCCTTGCCACACCGGTGATTCTGTTTCTGTCGGTGTTTATCCTGATGCCCTGGTCTGTTTTttgctcccctcaccccccttctaGGTGCCCGCCGCACAGAGTCCCCCCACCCCAACTCACCACCCCACCGTCCGCGTGCCGGCACCTCCCCCAATCAGCGTGCTCCAAGTCAACGTTGTTACCATGGCACCCAGCTCCGTCATCAGCACCGTGTCCACATCAAAGCAGAACCTGGACACTATTGTACAGGTACGGCAAAAAGGTGTGGGTTGGGACAGAGGGTCACGGTTacctgtgcggggatggggaggggggggggggtcataacATCACAGGTGAGACGATGGGTGCTTTTTGTAACCTTGTTGGCGCCAGAAACGTGGCCACTCTTTTGTTGCACTTTTCGTATTGTCTGCAACAAcagagcatttcactgtacctcacgtcATGTGACAATAACGTTTCAATGAATCATTGAACAttcagagcaaagatcctatagcggagcaagatagaccactcctgctaaatgcaatgggctgacgtgtagtacgcaacggagcggaacgttgggcctttttttcatccatttcagtaacccgacccgacccgcagtgtgatcaacgttgcgggggaacagtttctgttaataaatttaaattctgaaaatgaggagaagatttttaccaaagaacttttatttttacgaggatgtttccgtaaccggcttccgtctccgcatctTTGCTCCACTGTGgggtctttggtgcggagacggaagccggttacagaaatggggccgaaaattacccatgaatctgcccatgaccgtactacgcctttttcatcgagtggactatcttgctccgctataggatctatgATTcagagagtcggggggggggggggggggggagggagagatcagaGGACATgtgactcacagcaccagaaatccaggttcgatcctgcccttgagtgctgtctgtaaggagtttgtgcgttctccctgggttttctccggtttcctcccttattccaaagacgtgcaggtttgtaggttaattgccttctgtaaattgctcctcgtgtgtaggatgcagaagtgggataatgtagaactagtatgCAGGTGACCAATGGTCggtatggacacagtgggccgaagggcctgtttccacattgcatctctaaattaaattaaacatctGGTGGTCTGGTAAATCGGCCAGTAATGTTGGATTATTGGAGCATGACTGTACTCAGGTGATCTTTTGGttgtagttgagtttagtttagagattcagcatagaTACAGGCCcgacggcccaccaagtccatgccaaccatcgatcaatagacaataggtgcaggagtagaccattcggcccttcgagccagcaccgccattcaatgtgatcatggctgatcatccccaatcagttccctgttcctgccttctcccctgactccgctatttacaagagccctatctagctctctcttgaaagcatccagagaaccggcctccaccgccctctgagagacttccacagactcaccactctctgtgtgaaaaagtgtttcctcgtgtccgttctaaatggcttactccttattcttaaactgtgtggcccctggttctggactctcccaacatcgggaacacgtttcctgcctctagcgtgtccaaaaccttaacaatcatatgtttcaatgagatatcctcccatccttctaaactccagagtgtacaagcccagccgctgaattctctcagcatatgacagtcccgccatcccgggaattaaccttgtaaacctacgctgcactccctcaatagcaagaatgtccttcctcaaattaggggaccaaaactgcacacaatactccaggtgtgggctcactagggctctgtacaactgcagaaggacctcgttagttcaatgttatcccactttcacatccgggCCGCagagtgaacgtgcaaactccacacaggcagctcctgaggtcaggatcgaacctggtctcagGCGCAGCACTAACAGCGGTGCCGCCTAAATCTCTTGCTGCTAATCTTGTTGAGGATTGATGTCCGCTTTATTGGGAATTTGGTGGAGTCTGGTTAAATGTGGGCCCTTCTCTTTTGGCTGCTGTCTAATCAGATGGATGTTTCTTTAAGGCCATTCAGCATATCGAAGCCACGGAGCAAGGTATCAAAGAGGAACCGGCAGGAGCGGAGAAACGGACTCCGGATTTTCTAAACCTAGATGGGATGCAAGAGAGCCTGAAGGAGAACAGGGAGTGGCATGAGCTGGTGACAACCTTGCCCATGATAATGAAGAGCCCCTATGTGGACATTGAGACTGAAAGCCAAGAAGCCGGCCAGAGAGAGATGCTGGCAGCATTGAGGAGGCCTAAGATGGAGTTGGAGCCAGTTCCCTCTGTGTTGGTGCCGGGCACTAGCATCTAAATGAGACTGCAGAGCCTTATCAATATGCACTGAGGAAGCGGAGGACTTGGGGGGGATGAATCCAAGAAGTTTGAGATTAAGGGACCTTTTGAATGGCATTTGTCCCAAACGAATCCTTTCCTCCCCTTCCAGAGCAAGAGCAGTCTCGAAGGTACAGTTGGGTCacgtgctctgtgtgtgtgtgtgtggaatggaCAGGGCTGGTTATTGCTAAACCTGTTCAGGTTTGGTGCAGTTTCTCACAAAACATCTCTGGCCTGTTGCACATGGGAAACATCTTTGTTGCCAATCAGTGGACCTATTGTCCATGGCCCTGATTGTTGAACGGCCCAGAATCTAATGTAAATCTGATGATTCCTCGACTCTTAATCCCTGTCACAATTCTAGTGGCCCAGTCGTTGGAATTGGATGATGCTAAACCACCTGAGAATTCCCCACGATTTAAAATCTagctcggcacggactagaagggtcgagatggcctgtttccgtgctgtaattgttatatggttaaaatgatCATCAAATGGGCAATTTGAGATGatgaagacaataggtgcaggagtaggccattcagcccctcaagccagcaccgccattcaatgtgatcatggctgaccattgcATTTAAAGGTTTGCTGGGGAATGCCGCTGTGTTTGTTTTGATTGTCCATTGATAAGTTGGGAACTTTCTATTTGTCTTATTTAccctggtggcacagcggtagagttactgtctcacagcgccagggacccaggttcgaccctgaccacgggtgctgtctgcacagagtttgtaccttctcctctaTGGTCATGTGAGCTccgggtttcctcctacactccaaagacgtacagctttgtagattaattggctttggtaaaaattgtaaattgtcccgagtgcgtaggAGAATAcagcgatcactggtcggcagcgactcggtgggccgaagagcctgtttccattgctggatctctaaaccaaacagaaAATACCTAACCCTGCATCTGGTGCCAGCAGTTCTTGATGTGGATGGGCTGGGTCATATTGTGGGTAgctgccttacatagaaacatagaaacatagaaaataggtgcaggagtaggccattcggccattcaatatgatcatggctgatcatccaactcagtatcccatccctgccttctctccataccccctgatccctttagccacaagggccacatctaactccctcttaaatatagccaatgaactgtggcctcaactaccttctgtggcagagaattccacagattcaccactctcatctcggtcccaaaagacttccctcttatccttaaactgtgatccctagttctggacttccccaacatcgggaataatcttcctgcatcta
This DNA window, taken from Amblyraja radiata isolate CabotCenter1 chromosome 38, sAmbRad1.1.pri, whole genome shotgun sequence, encodes the following:
- the LOC116966864 gene encoding transcription factor AP-4-like isoform X1; the protein is MKSKGSMAYYAGQKTLQEFRRAEKEVIGGLCSLSNIPLTPESQRDHDRRIRREIANSNERRRMQSINAGFQSLKVLLPHTDGEKLSKAAILQQTAEYIFALEEDKTRLMQQNAHLKRLVQEYSGSSPKRKRGDESDEGIGSPDSADEELAELRQLLEKERLLRISLEEKVKSLESQLQPGKLQEILQQAQLLQEHDNARERRRQPGEEQQRCINAAQVPAAQSPPTPTHHPTVRVPAPPPISVLQVNVVTMAPSSVISTVSTSKQNLDTIVQAIQHIEATEQGIKEEPAGAEKRTPDFLNLDGMQESLKENREWHELVTTLPMIMKSPYVDIETESQEAGQREMLAALRRPKMELEPVPSVLVPGTSI
- the LOC116966864 gene encoding transcription factor AP-4-like isoform X2 gives rise to the protein MKSKGSMAYYAGQKTLQEFRRAEKEVIGGLCSLSNIPLTPESQRDHDRRIRREIANSNERRRMQSINAGFQSLKVLLPHTDGEKLSKAAILQQTAEYIFALEEDKTRLMQQNAHLKRLVQVKSLESQLQPGKLQEILQQAQLLQEHDNARERRRQPGEEQQRCINAAQVPAAQSPPTPTHHPTVRVPAPPPISVLQVNVVTMAPSSVISTVSTSKQNLDTIVQAIQHIEATEQGIKEEPAGAEKRTPDFLNLDGMQESLKENREWHELVTTLPMIMKSPYVDIETESQEAGQREMLAALRRPKMELEPVPSVLVPGTSI